A stretch of DNA from Rhizobium sp. EC-SD404:
GCGCTGAATCTCGACCGTATCGCCGATCTTGACGCCGAGCCGCGTGATCTCCTCGGCATTGTGCAGGGTGGCATTCGTTACTACGACGCCGCCGACGGTGACCGGCTCGAGCCGTGCGACCGGCGTCAGCGCGCCGGTGCGGCCGACCTGGATGTCGATGGCGTTGAGGATCGTGAAGGCCTTCTCGGCCGGGAACTTGTGCGCGATCGCCCAGCGCGGCGAGCGCGAGACGAAGCCGAGGCGCTGTTGCAGCGCGATCTCGTCCACCTTGTAGACGACGCCGTCGATGTCGTAGGGCAGTTCGGCGCGCACCCGCTCTATGGCGTGATAGTGCTCCAGCAGGTCCTCGACGGTGGCGAGCCGTCGCATGAGATCGTTGGTGTGGAAGCCATAGTCGGCCAGTGTTTCGACCATGGAATACTGAGTATCGGCAGGCAGCCCCGGCAACACCTCGCCCCAGGCATAGGCGAAGAACTTGAGTGAGCGTTCCGCCGTCAGCGACGCATCGAGTTGGCGCAGCGACCCGGCAGCCGTGTTGCGCGGATTGACGTAGGTCTGCTTTCCGAGCTCCGCCTGGCGCTGATTGAGCGCGACGAAATCCTCGCGCGTCATATAGACCTCGCCGCGCACCTCCAGCACAGCCGGCGCGCCTTTCGGCAGCGTGACGGGGATGTCCTTGATCGTTCGGGCATTGGCCGTGACGTTTTCGCCGACGGCTCCATTGCCGCGGGTGGCGGCGGTGACCAGCTCGCCCTCTTCATAACGCAGGGAAAGTGACAGGCCATCGATCTTCGGCTCGGCCGTGAAAGCCAGTTCGGTGTCGGCACCGATCCGCAGGAAGCGCCGCACCCGCTCGACGAAGTCGGACACGTCCTCGTCCGAAAAGGCGTTGTCGAGCGACAGCATGCCGACGCGGTGGACGACCTTGCCGAAGCCCGATACCGCCTCCGCGCCCACCTTGTCGGAAGGCGCCTCGACGGGCTTGAGATGCGGAAAAGCAGCTTCGATTGCGAGATAGCGCTGCTTCAGCGCATCGTAATCCGCATCCGAGATGACCGGGGCGTCTTCCTGGTGATAGCGCTTGTCGTGCTCGGCAAGCTCGGCCGAGATGCTTTGGAGAAGTTCGGCAGCCTCGGTCTCATCCATCTTGTCGACCGGGGTCTTGCGGACATTCGGATCGAACGAGGTCGGCATCTGCTGGCGCTCCACTGACAGGTCTGGACGCCCATTCCATATGGCAGGTCAGGCCGCGAAAACAGCCCTCGGCGTCTCAAGCTTCAGGCGTTTTCCGACAGCAGGCGTGCCGCTGCCGCCCTCGCCTCGGTCGTCACGGTAGCGCCGGCCAGCATGCGAGCGATCTCCTCCTGGCGGCCATCTGCGTCGATTTCGGTGACGCGTGTCGCAACCGAATTCGAATCGTTCGGCCCCTTGGCGATGAGAAGATGCGTCGAAGCGCGCGCGGCCACCTGCGGCGCGTGCGTCACCGAAAGCACCTGGACCTGCCCGGCCAACCGGCGCAGGCGCTGGCCGATCGCATCGGCGACCGCACCACCTACGCCGGTATCGATCTCGTCGAACACGAGCGTCGGTGCCGATCCCCGGTCCGCCAGCGCCACCTTCAGCGCAAGCAGGAAGCGCGAAAGCTCACCACCGGAGGCCACCTTCATGATCGGACCGGCGCGCGTGCCCGGGTTGGTGCGCACCTGGAACTCGACACGATCGATACCGTCAGCCGTCGGCTTCTCCGGATCGCTGTCGACTTCGATAAGGAATTCGGCCCGCTCCAGCTTCAGGGCCGGCAGTTCGGCCATCACGGCAGCGGCAAGCGCCTTGGCCGTATGACCGCGCTTGTCGGACAGCGAGCGCGCGGCCGCATCGAAAAGCGCGCGGGTTTCCCCTACGGCTGCTTCGAGATGCTGCAATTTCTCCTCGCCAGCATCGAGATCGGCAAGATCATCCATCATACGCTGGGCAAGAGCCGGCAAATCAGAAACCGGCACATTGTGCTTGCGGGCAGCGGCGCGCAGCGCAAACAGGCGCTCTTCGGTCCGCTCCAGTTCGGCCGGATCGTAGTCCGCCTTCCGCATGGCGGCCTCGATGGCCATCTGCGCCTCGCCGAGCGCCGAAAGGGCCGTATCGAGCGCGAGCACGGTTTCTTCCAAAAGCCCCGGCGCTTCCTGGGCCTTGCGCTCCAGGCGCCGCACCAGTGAACTCAAGAGCGGCACCGGAGAGCCCTGCCCGGAAAGCACGTCCTCGGCTTCCTTGATGTCGCTGGCGATGCGCTCGGATTTCATCATGTCTGCCCGGCGACCGGCCAATTCGTCCTCCTCGCCGTCGAGAGGCGACAATTGATCGAGCTCGGCAAAGGCGGCGCGCAGATAATCCGCCTCGCGTGCCGCGGCCTCGACCTTGGCGCGATGGATATCGAGCGCCCGGACGGCATCGCGCCAGCGCCGATAAAGACCGGCAAGCGCTTCCGCCTCACTGCTTAACCCGCCGAACGCATCGAGAAGAAGACGGTGCCCATCTGTGTCGATCAGAGCTCGATCATCGTGCTGGCCGTGGATCTCGACGAGCAGACGGCCGATATCGCGCATGGTTGCGACGCTGGTCGGCTGGTCGTTGACGAAGACGCGCGTGCGGCCATCTGCACTCTGGATGCGCCGCAGGATCAGGTCGCCTTCGTCATCGAGGCCGCTATCCCTGACCAGCTGGCGCGCCGGGTGATCCTGTTCCACGTCAAAGACGGCAGTCACCTGACCGCGTTCGGCACCCTGGCGCACAAGGCTGCCATCGCCACGCGCACCGAGCGCGAGCGAAAGGGAGTCGAGAAGAATGGATTTTCCGGCGCCGGTTTCCCCGGTCAGCACGGACAGGCCGCGCTCGAAGTTCAGGTCGAGCCGCTCGATCAGAACGATATCGCGAATCGACAGCTGTGCCAGCATGAACCTTCGCTCAGGGGG
This window harbors:
- the ligA gene encoding NAD-dependent DNA ligase LigA — encoded protein: MPTSFDPNVRKTPVDKMDETEAAELLQSISAELAEHDKRYHQEDAPVISDADYDALKQRYLAIEAAFPHLKPVEAPSDKVGAEAVSGFGKVVHRVGMLSLDNAFSDEDVSDFVERVRRFLRIGADTELAFTAEPKIDGLSLSLRYEEGELVTAATRGNGAVGENVTANARTIKDIPVTLPKGAPAVLEVRGEVYMTREDFVALNQRQAELGKQTYVNPRNTAAGSLRQLDASLTAERSLKFFAYAWGEVLPGLPADTQYSMVETLADYGFHTNDLMRRLATVEDLLEHYHAIERVRAELPYDIDGVVYKVDEIALQQRLGFVSRSPRWAIAHKFPAEKAFTILNAIDIQVGRTGALTPVARLEPVTVGGVVVTNATLHNAEEITRLGVKIGDTVEIQRAGDVIPQVLRVEKSPDDAVAFEFPTICPCHLKTSIVREETAGGVEGVVRRCSGEFACPYQRKEHLKHFVSRKAFDIDGLGEKQIEYFFDDETLFVRQPADIFTLKARDAAEDLRKLKNREGYGATSAQKLFDAIEARRTVPLERLIFSLGIRHVGESTAKTLARAYGDWDGFQQAAHAVAAGDAQAREEMDALDDIGPAVIDAVGRFFGEAHNVAMVNALVAELDIEEAEKPQSDSPVAGKTVVFTGALERMTRDEAKAMAERLGAKVAGSVSKKTDLLVAGPGAGSKLKKAQELGVETTDEDGWFKLIGA
- the recN gene encoding DNA repair protein RecN; amino-acid sequence: MLAQLSIRDIVLIERLDLNFERGLSVLTGETGAGKSILLDSLSLALGARGDGSLVRQGAERGQVTAVFDVEQDHPARQLVRDSGLDDEGDLILRRIQSADGRTRVFVNDQPTSVATMRDIGRLLVEIHGQHDDRALIDTDGHRLLLDAFGGLSSEAEALAGLYRRWRDAVRALDIHRAKVEAAAREADYLRAAFAELDQLSPLDGEEDELAGRRADMMKSERIASDIKEAEDVLSGQGSPVPLLSSLVRRLERKAQEAPGLLEETVLALDTALSALGEAQMAIEAAMRKADYDPAELERTEERLFALRAAARKHNVPVSDLPALAQRMMDDLADLDAGEEKLQHLEAAVGETRALFDAAARSLSDKRGHTAKALAAAVMAELPALKLERAEFLIEVDSDPEKPTADGIDRVEFQVRTNPGTRAGPIMKVASGGELSRFLLALKVALADRGSAPTLVFDEIDTGVGGAVADAIGQRLRRLAGQVQVLSVTHAPQVAARASTHLLIAKGPNDSNSVATRVTEIDADGRQEEIARMLAGATVTTEARAAAARLLSENA